A DNA window from Comamonas sp. 26 contains the following coding sequences:
- a CDS encoding heme-binding protein has translation MKTKHELELVDVKAIAAAAEAEALKNNWPVTISIVDDGGHLLLLQRMDGAAAISAHIAPAKARSAAIGRKDTKAFEDMINNGRTAFLSAPFVDGLLEGGVVIVKDGQVLGAVGVSGVKANEDAQVAKAGIAALGL, from the coding sequence ATGAAAACGAAGCACGAACTCGAACTGGTCGACGTTAAGGCGATCGCCGCTGCCGCTGAAGCTGAAGCGCTGAAGAACAACTGGCCTGTGACGATTTCCATCGTGGACGACGGTGGTCACCTGCTGCTGTTGCAGCGCATGGATGGTGCTGCGGCTATCTCTGCGCACATTGCTCCCGCCAAGGCCCGCTCGGCTGCCATCGGCCGCAAGGACACCAAGGCGTTTGAAGACATGATCAACAACGGCCGCACCGCTTTCCTGAGCGCGCCTTTTGTGGATGGTCTGCTTGAAGGCGGCGTGGTTATCGTCAAGGACGGCCAGGTGCTGGGTGCCGTGGGCGTTTCTGGCGTCAAGGCCAATGAAGACGCACAGGTTGCCAAGGCTGGTATTGCTGCTCTGGGCCTGTAA
- a CDS encoding energy transducer TonB codes for MSQSDQFAPASGISRNVAVASAVVVVHAAALWAMQHGLAQQKPAEIVVPASVIAEFVAPPAPTPTPPSPPPPKPAPKPQPKPEIKKAPPLPKAIKDTTPAPAAPKGSLDDNDSKADKTPPAPPAPPTPPAPPAPPAPPAPPAPPKFEQPSSNAAYLNNPSPAYPSVSKRMGEQGKVLLRVYINEQGQPEKIEIKQTSGFDRLDEAAINTVQRWKFVPGKRNGVPEPMWHIVPINFVLK; via the coding sequence ATGTCCCAGTCTGATCAATTTGCACCTGCCAGTGGCATCAGCCGCAATGTGGCAGTTGCTAGTGCGGTGGTTGTTGTGCACGCTGCCGCCCTGTGGGCCATGCAGCATGGCCTGGCACAGCAAAAACCGGCAGAGATAGTGGTTCCCGCCAGCGTGATTGCCGAGTTTGTGGCGCCTCCTGCGCCAACGCCCACGCCGCCTTCTCCTCCGCCGCCAAAGCCAGCACCCAAGCCCCAGCCCAAGCCGGAGATCAAGAAGGCGCCGCCGCTGCCCAAGGCGATCAAGGACACGACGCCTGCGCCCGCAGCCCCCAAAGGCTCGCTGGATGACAACGATAGCAAGGCGGACAAGACACCGCCTGCACCACCCGCCCCTCCAACACCCCCTGCTCCACCGGCGCCGCCTGCACCACCCGCGCCTCCGGCCCCGCCCAAGTTTGAGCAGCCTTCAAGCAATGCGGCTTATCTGAACAATCCATCGCCCGCCTACCCATCGGTAAGCAAGCGCATGGGCGAGCAAGGCAAGGTGCTGCTGCGCGTTTACATCAACGAGCAGGGCCAGCCCGAGAAGATCGAAATCAAGCAGACCAGCGGCTTTGACCGTCTGGATGAAGCTGCCATCAACACTGTGCAACGCTGGAAATTTGTTCCCGGCAAGCGCAATGGTGTGCCCGAGCCTATGTGGCACATCGTCCCCATCAACTTTGTTCTCAAATAA
- a CDS encoding hemin uptake protein HemP, which produces MSAPLVATSQPTTQMAAATMASSTAAASSSPGVDSALLLNGQKAVTIVHNGTPYRLQATKLGKLILTK; this is translated from the coding sequence ATGTCTGCACCGCTTGTTGCGACCTCACAGCCCACCACACAGATGGCCGCCGCAACCATGGCATCTTCCACTGCCGCCGCAAGCAGCAGCCCAGGCGTAGATAGCGCCCTGCTGCTCAATGGCCAGAAGGCCGTCACCATCGTGCACAACGGCACGCCTTACCGCCTGCAGGCCACCAAGCTGGGCAAACTGATTTTGACCAAGTAG
- a CDS encoding DUF2325 domain-containing protein, whose product MQIYQEVQIRCTEQIQSLTHEAEKLKRQLIRLRAQLIARDSALFWEREQRHAMAIELAASLLTQSSPRKTQLSPALLPATPEQQLLESSLHAADLVICQTGCISDGDYWRVEDHCKRNGKPCVLVDEPNALRVVRLHTSSADGKVVAAQASLESTRQKCESD is encoded by the coding sequence ATGCAGATTTATCAGGAGGTGCAAATTCGTTGCACTGAACAAATTCAATCGCTGACGCACGAGGCTGAAAAGCTCAAGCGGCAGCTCATCCGCCTCAGGGCCCAGCTCATCGCCCGCGACAGCGCCCTCTTCTGGGAGCGCGAGCAGCGGCATGCAATGGCTATAGAGCTGGCAGCCAGCTTGCTCACCCAATCTAGCCCCAGAAAAACACAACTCTCGCCAGCGTTATTACCCGCTACACCTGAGCAGCAATTGCTGGAAAGCAGCTTGCACGCCGCTGATCTGGTGATCTGCCAGACCGGTTGCATCAGCGATGGTGACTACTGGCGGGTCGAGGATCATTGCAAACGCAATGGCAAGCCTTGCGTGCTGGTCGACGAGCCCAATGCTTTACGCGTGGTGCGCCTGCACACATCGTCAGCAGATGGAAAAGTAGTGGCCGCGCAAGCCAGCCTTGAAAGCACAAGGCAAAAATGTGAGTCCGACTGA
- the rlmD gene encoding 23S rRNA (uracil(1939)-C(5))-methyltransferase RlmD produces MSKSSDNKIPENLPELDTDAPTLPEGWLQVLSMDMDAKGVARKPDGKVVFIDGALTGEIVSANTHRKKNNWEAASLTEIHRESSQRVTPGCPNFGLHEGACGGCKMQHLHVGAQVAIKQRVLEDNLWHLSKVKPETMLRPIEGPAWGYRDRSRLSVRYVIKKSKVLVGFHERKSRYVADMETCKILPPHVDAMLMPLRALVGSMDARETLPQIEVACGEHVTAMLLRHLEPLSVADLERLRAFGAEHNVQWWLQPKGPDTVHRMEEGGTQLSYSLPEFGITMPFKPTDFTQVNPQINRVLVGRSLRLLDAQKHERVIDWFCGLGNFTLPIATMAGEVLGIEGSDTLVQRSHENYAANNAVRAEGEKLAPTTFVARNLFNMTPAMLIADGNADKWLVDPPREGAFALSQALADIHQIRTGAKQVGVATEEQPDLLPALPEGQESWEFPKRIVYVSCNPATLARDAGLLVHQAGYRCVMAGVVNMFPHTAHVESMAVFERI; encoded by the coding sequence ATGAGTAAATCCAGCGACAACAAAATCCCCGAGAACCTGCCAGAACTAGACACCGATGCGCCCACTTTGCCTGAGGGCTGGCTGCAGGTGTTGTCCATGGATATGGACGCCAAGGGCGTAGCGCGCAAGCCCGATGGCAAGGTGGTCTTTATTGACGGTGCTTTGACGGGCGAAATCGTCAGCGCCAATACCCATCGCAAGAAAAACAACTGGGAAGCTGCCTCGCTGACCGAGATTCACCGTGAATCCTCGCAGCGCGTGACGCCCGGCTGCCCCAACTTCGGCCTGCACGAAGGTGCCTGCGGTGGCTGCAAGATGCAGCATCTGCATGTGGGTGCCCAGGTCGCCATCAAGCAGCGCGTACTGGAAGACAACCTCTGGCATCTGTCCAAGGTCAAGCCCGAGACTATGCTGCGCCCCATTGAAGGCCCGGCCTGGGGCTATCGTGACCGCTCGCGCCTGTCGGTGCGCTACGTCATCAAGAAGAGCAAGGTGCTGGTCGGCTTCCATGAGCGCAAGAGCCGCTATGTGGCTGACATGGAAACTTGCAAGATTTTGCCTCCCCATGTGGATGCCATGCTGATGCCTCTGCGTGCCCTGGTTGGCAGCATGGATGCGCGTGAAACCCTGCCCCAGATTGAAGTGGCTTGCGGCGAGCATGTGACCGCCATGCTGCTGCGCCACCTGGAGCCGCTGAGCGTGGCCGATCTGGAGCGTCTGCGCGCCTTTGGCGCTGAGCACAATGTGCAGTGGTGGTTGCAGCCCAAGGGCCCGGACACCGTGCACCGCATGGAAGAGGGCGGCACCCAGCTGTCTTACAGCCTGCCGGAGTTTGGCATCACCATGCCGTTCAAGCCCACGGACTTCACACAGGTGAACCCGCAAATCAACCGCGTGCTGGTGGGCCGCTCGCTGCGCCTGCTGGATGCCCAAAAGCACGAGCGCGTGATCGACTGGTTCTGCGGTCTGGGTAACTTCACCTTGCCGATTGCGACCATGGCTGGCGAAGTGCTGGGCATCGAGGGCTCGGACACGCTGGTGCAGCGCTCGCACGAGAACTACGCCGCCAACAACGCCGTGCGCGCTGAAGGCGAAAAGCTGGCACCTACGACCTTTGTGGCGCGCAATCTGTTCAATATGACGCCGGCCATGCTGATTGCCGATGGCAATGCAGACAAGTGGCTGGTCGACCCTCCCCGTGAAGGCGCTTTTGCCCTGTCGCAAGCTCTGGCGGATATTCACCAGATTCGCACGGGTGCCAAGCAAGTGGGCGTGGCTACAGAAGAGCAGCCAGACCTGCTACCCGCTCTGCCTGAAGGTCAGGAAAGCTGGGAGTTCCCCAAGCGCATCGTCTACGTGAGCTGCAACCCTGCCACCTTGGCGCGCGATGCGGGCTTGTTGGTGCATCAGGCCGGCTATCGCTGTGTGATGGCGGGCGTGGTCAATATGTTCCCGCATACAGCGCACGTGGAAAGCATGGCTGTTTTTGAGCGCATCTGA
- a CDS encoding DoxX-like family protein, with protein sequence MPELRKANEPATSFMHASLVIVWLGTAAVSALDYFGLSGLNHEGARLLADGGISDSSWQAALIWSGLLADLLIGLALLLRPGRASYFVALFMMAAMTVIGTALQPTLWLHPLGPLLKNLPIAAMLWFLLQTHNATQKLES encoded by the coding sequence ATGCCTGAGCTGCGCAAAGCAAACGAACCAGCGACAAGCTTCATGCACGCCAGCCTTGTCATCGTCTGGCTGGGCACCGCCGCCGTCAGCGCGCTTGACTACTTCGGCCTCTCTGGCCTTAACCATGAAGGCGCACGGCTGCTGGCCGACGGAGGCATTAGTGATAGCAGCTGGCAGGCAGCCCTCATCTGGTCCGGCCTGCTGGCTGACCTGCTTATCGGACTGGCCCTGCTGCTGCGCCCCGGCCGCGCCAGCTATTTTGTCGCGCTATTCATGATGGCCGCCATGACCGTCATCGGCACCGCACTGCAGCCCACGCTGTGGCTGCACCCGCTGGGGCCGCTGCTCAAAAACCTGCCCATCGCCGCCATGCTGTGGTTTTTGCTGCAGACCCACAACGCAACCCAGAAGCTTGAATCATGA
- a CDS encoding biopolymer transporter ExbD — protein MSFGTMDDEGSDEVMNEINMTPLVDVMLVLLIIFIITVPVMKHSVNVDLPRATNQPEDTKPATVQLGITADGKYSWNAQEVSDEQLEANLLAEAAKEPQADLHIRGDKEVRYERVAQAMAAAQRAGVKKIGFVTDPAK, from the coding sequence ATGTCATTCGGAACCATGGACGACGAGGGCAGTGATGAGGTGATGAACGAGATCAATATGACGCCTCTGGTGGACGTCATGTTGGTGCTGCTCATCATCTTCATCATCACCGTGCCCGTGATGAAACACTCGGTCAATGTGGACCTGCCCCGCGCCACCAATCAGCCTGAAGACACCAAGCCTGCCACCGTGCAGCTGGGCATCACCGCTGATGGCAAATACTCTTGGAACGCACAGGAAGTCAGCGACGAGCAGCTGGAAGCCAACCTGCTGGCCGAGGCCGCCAAGGAGCCTCAGGCTGACCTGCACATTCGCGGCGACAAGGAAGTGCGCTACGAACGCGTGGCCCAAGCCATGGCCGCCGCGCAGCGCGCAGGTGTCAAGAAAATTGGCTTTGTGACCGACCCCGCCAAGTAA
- a CDS encoding MotA/TolQ/ExbB proton channel family protein has protein sequence MESQFGIAHVWTQGDFVTKAVAIILLAMSVASWLVIVLKAIDIVKFKKYANTAQDFWHSTDLATGLEKLGSDKQNPFRFMVLEGREASAHHRKTSAHLHDTLDISDWVTRCLRNGINEFTARLQSGLAILASVGSTAPFIGLFGTVWGIYHALVAIGTSGQSSIDKVAGPIGEALIMTALGLAVAIPAVLGYNALVRGNKGILNALNSFAHDVHAYFVTGARVTVDGPVSGNVLPLKKGA, from the coding sequence ATGGAATCCCAATTCGGCATTGCCCACGTCTGGACACAGGGCGACTTCGTGACCAAAGCTGTGGCCATCATCTTGCTGGCCATGTCAGTGGCCTCTTGGCTGGTCATCGTTCTCAAGGCCATAGACATCGTGAAGTTCAAGAAGTACGCCAATACAGCGCAAGACTTCTGGCATAGCACCGACCTGGCTACGGGCCTGGAAAAGCTGGGCAGCGACAAGCAGAACCCTTTCCGCTTCATGGTGCTTGAAGGCCGCGAAGCCTCTGCCCACCACCGCAAGACCAGCGCCCACCTGCATGACACGCTGGACATCAGCGACTGGGTGACCCGCTGCCTGCGCAATGGCATCAATGAGTTCACGGCACGCCTGCAGTCCGGTCTGGCCATTCTGGCGTCCGTTGGCTCTACCGCCCCCTTCATCGGCCTGTTCGGCACGGTCTGGGGCATCTACCACGCACTGGTGGCTATCGGCACCTCGGGCCAGTCCTCCATCGACAAGGTGGCCGGCCCCATCGGCGAAGCGTTGATCATGACCGCTCTGGGTCTGGCCGTGGCCATCCCTGCCGTGCTGGGCTACAACGCTCTGGTACGCGGCAACAAGGGCATCCTGAACGCACTGAACAGCTTTGCCCACGATGTGCACGCCTATTTCGTGACCGGCGCCCGCGTGACCGTGGACGGCCCGGTCTCCGGCAACGTGCTGCCGCTGAAGAAAGGCGCGTAA
- a CDS encoding NAD-dependent epimerase/dehydratase family protein has protein sequence MRVLICGGTGFLGRHIVNALMQQGHDPVVRSRHSTPALDFNACTQAEQWLEHLNGIDAVINAVGALRDKPGQDLQTLHTLAPVALFDACAQASVRSVVQVSALGSGQSSTQYASTKRAADEHLLALGAQGLLNPVVVRPSIIFGAGGASSQLFLNLAKLPVLLLPQIMRSSQIQPVAVRDLAEVLAHMATSGSPSGIVEVGGPQALSTEAFIASLRAQMGYGQASVHALPDWMSKGSARLGDQIAAMPWCSETMALLENDNITDPKTLATLLGRAPVAPTAMLATLPKESRHA, from the coding sequence ATGCGAGTTCTGATCTGCGGCGGCACAGGCTTTCTGGGCCGGCATATCGTCAATGCCCTGATGCAGCAGGGTCACGACCCCGTGGTGCGCAGCCGCCACAGCACACCGGCCCTTGATTTCAACGCCTGCACCCAAGCCGAACAATGGCTCGAGCACCTGAACGGCATCGATGCCGTCATCAATGCCGTCGGCGCCCTACGGGATAAGCCCGGCCAGGATCTGCAGACCTTGCACACCCTGGCGCCCGTGGCTCTGTTCGATGCCTGCGCCCAGGCAAGCGTGCGCAGTGTGGTCCAGGTCTCGGCCTTGGGCTCCGGCCAGAGCAGCACCCAATACGCCAGCACCAAGCGTGCAGCAGACGAGCATCTATTGGCACTAGGCGCACAAGGCCTGCTCAATCCCGTGGTGGTGCGCCCCAGCATCATCTTTGGCGCAGGCGGTGCCAGCAGCCAGCTGTTTTTGAACCTCGCCAAGCTGCCCGTACTGCTGCTGCCGCAGATCATGCGCAGCAGCCAGATACAGCCGGTGGCCGTGCGCGATCTGGCAGAAGTACTCGCGCATATGGCAACCTCGGGCAGCCCCAGCGGCATCGTTGAAGTCGGCGGCCCCCAAGCTTTGTCGACCGAAGCCTTCATCGCCAGCCTGCGCGCGCAGATGGGTTATGGCCAGGCTTCGGTACACGCCCTGCCCGACTGGATGAGCAAGGGCAGCGCCAGACTCGGCGATCAGATAGCGGCCATGCCCTGGTGCAGCGAAACCATGGCCTTGCTGGAAAACGACAACATCACCGATCCCAAGACCCTCGCCACCTTGCTGGGCCGCGCTCCCGTGGCTCCAACGGCCATGCTGGCAACCCTGCCCAAAGAAAGTCGCCATGCCTGA
- a CDS encoding GbsR/MarR family transcriptional regulator, producing MQLSPIAERFVHHWGDMGNAWGVNRTVAQIHALLFFHGRPLNADDICETLGAARSNVSNSIKELLSWNLIRSSRKTGDRREYFETSADVWELLRTIVRERKQREFDPTSALLRELIAQPEFEQETPDAQDRVHETLRLMESLGIWTDEMLRLSPSTLDKILRLGASVQRFVRGSGKDHQEDKGND from the coding sequence ATGCAACTCAGTCCTATCGCCGAACGCTTTGTGCACCACTGGGGAGACATGGGAAACGCCTGGGGCGTGAACCGCACAGTGGCACAAATCCATGCCCTGCTTTTCTTTCATGGCCGCCCGCTCAACGCGGATGATATCTGCGAAACACTAGGTGCTGCGCGCTCCAACGTCAGCAACAGCATCAAGGAACTGCTGAGCTGGAACCTTATCCGCAGCAGCCGAAAAACAGGCGACCGCCGTGAATACTTTGAGACATCGGCTGATGTCTGGGAGCTGCTGCGCACCATTGTGCGAGAGCGCAAGCAGCGGGAGTTTGACCCCACCAGCGCCTTGCTGCGCGAGCTGATTGCCCAGCCCGAATTTGAGCAGGAAACACCCGACGCCCAGGACCGCGTGCACGAGACACTGCGCCTGATGGAATCGCTGGGCATCTGGACCGACGAAATGCTGCGCCTGTCACCCTCCACGCTGGATAAGATTTTGCGCCTGGGCGCCAGCGTGCAACGCTTTGTACGCGGCAGCGGCAAGGATCACCAAGAGGACAAGGGCAACGACTGA
- a CDS encoding Bax inhibitor-1/YccA family protein gives MNEQVTTLGTAGYGVSQQERNRVLRNTYWLLALSLLPTVLGAWLGVATGITRSLTGFTGLLVFMGGAFGFMYAIEKTKHSAAGVPVLLGFTFFMGLMLSRMIGMILGFSNGTQLIMTAFAGTAGIFFVMAMLATVIKRDLSGMGKFLFVGALVLMVGGIINVFVGSSAGMMVISMLAIGIFSAYMLYDLKQIIDGGETNYISATLALYLDLFNVFQSLLALLGIMGGERD, from the coding sequence ATGAACGAACAAGTCACCACACTGGGCACTGCGGGCTACGGTGTCTCGCAGCAAGAGCGCAACCGTGTTTTGCGCAACACTTACTGGCTGCTGGCACTGAGCCTCTTACCTACCGTGCTGGGTGCTTGGCTGGGCGTTGCCACAGGCATCACCCGCTCGCTGACAGGCTTTACGGGCCTGCTCGTGTTCATGGGCGGCGCTTTCGGCTTCATGTACGCCATTGAAAAGACCAAGCACTCGGCCGCTGGCGTGCCTGTGCTTCTGGGCTTTACCTTTTTCATGGGCCTGATGCTCTCGCGCATGATCGGCATGATTCTGGGCTTTTCCAACGGCACGCAGCTGATCATGACGGCCTTTGCTGGCACGGCTGGTATCTTCTTCGTCATGGCCATGCTGGCCACGGTGATCAAGCGTGACCTGTCGGGCATGGGCAAGTTCCTGTTCGTCGGCGCTTTGGTGCTGATGGTGGGCGGCATCATCAACGTGTTTGTGGGCTCTAGCGCAGGCATGATGGTCATATCCATGCTGGCTATCGGCATTTTCTCGGCCTACATGCTGTATGACCTCAAGCAGATCATCGACGGCGGCGAAACCAACTACATCAGCGCCACCCTGGCCCTGTATCTGGACCTGTTCAACGTGTTCCAGAGCCTGTTGGCCCTGCTTGGCATCATGGGCGGCGAACGCGACTAA
- a CDS encoding bacterioferritin-associated ferredoxin, whose product MIVCVCRRVSDREIARHAHAGMSFDEIQFELGVAMQCGRCEGCARDVVAQCSATHPIAAIHNEAHACAPVQTVQLATKILESKAWPTSLSSQPSSAV is encoded by the coding sequence ATGATCGTCTGTGTATGCCGCCGGGTTTCTGACCGAGAAATAGCACGCCACGCTCACGCGGGGATGAGCTTTGACGAAATCCAGTTTGAACTGGGAGTCGCCATGCAATGTGGGCGCTGCGAAGGCTGCGCACGCGATGTGGTCGCCCAGTGCAGTGCAACCCACCCGATCGCGGCCATTCACAACGAGGCGCACGCCTGTGCGCCCGTACAGACGGTTCAGCTTGCCACCAAAATTCTGGAAAGCAAAGCATGGCCCACTTCACTGTCCTCTCAGCCGTCTTCGGCAGTCTGA